The segment aTTAAAGCATTGAATTAAACTTACAAATGCATAAAGAATTGTTTCCTGTagtaagaatgaaaacaaacgcaatgaaaacaaatgaaaaacgTCAGTCATATTCCACTTCATATAATCTGTCAATTTCAGATTCAAGCAACTCATTTTCACTCTCCTCATCATCATCTtacattttttacaatatatacacaacattgtatttttttcaagGTCCATGATTGAACGAATCCACGCTTTCTCTTTGACTTGTATCTTTGTTTGTCTGCTTTTATTTTTTCCGCACTGTGTTTTTCCCCACTCGCCATGATAGCAAAAGAGCGACGTGTAGGTGCCATATGATTCATACCCGGACCTTTCTCTTTCGTACCTGAGACATTTCGTACCCCCTTTTCAGCATATTAGAGTTTGACGTTAAAGACGAAATTACCCGGTACGAAATACACTGTAGTTTGGACTCGATAAACTGGCAAACAAACTCAGCCAATCAAATAATgtcctgtgtatatatattttttaaagaaaaatttacACCAGTCTGATCGGGCTAGTGCGGGAAAAAATCTACTAGTCCGACAGAAATTTTACTACCAATTGGGCATCTTCTAGCGTTTTTTGCTCAGATTGGTCTACAGTCTTTGTTGAGTAGCCTGAGGTCATCAGTCCGTGGATCAACTGTGGGAATCATGAAGGGCATCGTCGGATATCCACAGCTGATCTCATCTTCTATTCTATTCATGGGTATCCAACGATGATGGGAGAGTGACTCAAAATGAATTGGAGAAATAACTTCAAATAAGTCtcatggggctttaatgaatcaCATTATCTGCTATCTAGATCATTCATTCTGTCAGATGCTGCTATATAGGTCCCTCAGCAGACGTGGTCAAGTTTTGAACATGATCAGTAAGATTGAACTTCTAAATCAGTAATATCGAGTTTCAAATTTCAATGATCTTTTTATCTTTTCCTTTTGACACTTGTCAGTATGCGTGTGAAACTTTGTCCATCTTTTGTTGCAGAGTATTGGGTTGCAAACATggcagaaaaaaaattgcataaccAACTCATGCAggttatgcattttttctgAAATGTTTGCGACCTTCATGTTTAACAAatcaaagaaagcattttagtATTTAAGGATTTGATTATTATGGAGTAGATTTACATAGGTGTATAGGGATAAGCTGCACAGCCTGCATGATACAGGCTCTGGAAGCAAATCGGAGGATATTTGAATGCTCTCCCTTGTGGTGATTTAGTATATCAATGTGATAAATATACGCAATAAGTCCCCATTGTTTTAATTCCTTCCTTGTATtaaattatttcagaaagaagaaTGCTCAGGTATGGATTTGGCAGACAGGGCATTAACAGCTGGAGAGGTAGGatatgaaagtacatgtattctgtTGATTGTCTGGTTTAAACCTAAAACATAAACCTAAACCATTATTATAACTTTCTGTTAGGCCCTTGTTAAATGATGGATggatgtatatattgtttaacgtccctctcgataatctttcactcatatggagacatcaccattgccggtgaagggctgcaaaattcaggcctgTGCTTGgcacttacgacctttgagcaggcagggatctttatcgtgacacagggcctcagtttttgcggtctcatctgaagaaccgccccatttagtcacctcttacaacaagcaatgggtactgaggccaattctaacctggatccccacaggatcCGTGTCAAAtgatagatatacatgtactgatcTTTGGAAGATGGTGgatatgtgtgtatattatgTAATTTAGCAATTACAataatgaatattatttaaaGTGCTGTACCGTAATTAAGGTGATAGCATTATAATCCTCAATAAGTGCAGTACTGTATATCACTCTTAACACATAATACTCAAAGTTTATTTCTCAGATCTTGCCATGTGAGCAAGGCATAATGTTTTggaatattcattttatttatcacTTTGAATAACCTACAAAATTATTCAGGAAAACATGGTTTTTGCATTCAGACATCCTTActcatttacataaaaatagataataaaTAGGTCAATTACAGTACTAGATCCAAGGGCAACCCTATAAATGAACAGGTTTGAACCATTTCAAGGAACCaatatgagattttttttatgattaataatttgtatgtacatgtacttacatatatgtaattttaagGTTGATAAAACTGAAAACCAGCTTAGGAGTAAAATTATGATAGTGATGAAAGTTATGATTGTCTTTATTTACAGCTTGTTGACATGAAATGGAAGTTAGGAGTAGCAGTTAGTAGTGATGAGTGCAAATCGTTAAACTCGCCATTTGTTACCATGACACTGAGAGTTGCTGATTCTTCGGGGAAAATATCGACACACACTATAGAGATGACAGTGACACAGTTTCAGGTTATCATtgtattgtaattttgaaaccgtaaacatatatatacagtgaaacttctccaaaccggcccctaagaaaaccggttctccctgaatatctgcagattttcaaagtcctggcagaaatcttaacatttccttacaatgaaagtcttacaaaaccggcctcCCTGGAAAATCAGACATCTGCCACTTTTTTAAGTACATTTGGtaacaaacatgtgtatttACCATTATAATattggccactttttgaagacaaaaaaaactttgactGGAGGGTGATTAAAATTGGTCAGGTGTGGAAATTGACTGACCAACcagccaggtgggaaattatcaactggaggtgtgaaaaacacaagtggcctctataatttctattgtttacccaTGAGGGTATTAAGTGACACTTGGttaatccaagtgacccttccaagttcaagttcattttattcactcaaaccacattatacatggtacatgaggtgcattaaataaacatacatttgagtaagaataaggtcagagtatgtacaaatatacaatatacatgtattgaaaaagtatttacaaaatatattaatgaGGACAGACTAACTCATAGATTTTTTTGATAAACATACAGAgttttttaagtgttttaaccttactggttgacataatttcatgaaatttaataacattatGTCTTGTGTAATACCTACTGTGTAGGTATTCTTTTCTAATATTTGACAAATCAC is part of the Ostrea edulis chromosome 2, xbOstEdul1.1, whole genome shotgun sequence genome and harbors:
- the LOC125678669 gene encoding COMM domain-containing protein 6-like isoform X2; protein product: MDLADRALTAGELVDMKWKLGVAVSSDECKSLNSPFVTMTLRVADSSGKISTHTIEMTVTQFQHFSQQMKEMASRMEMV
- the LOC125678669 gene encoding COMM domain-containing protein 6-like isoform X1 gives rise to the protein MKEECSGMDLADRALTAGELVDMKWKLGVAVSSDECKSLNSPFVTMTLRVADSSGKISTHTIEMTVTQFQHFSQQMKEMASRMEMV